One Microbispora sp. ZYX-F-249 genomic window carries:
- a CDS encoding SDR family oxidoreductase yields the protein MSLKDKVVVVTGASGGVGRAVVRRLGAEGAKVALIARGEAGLAGAAVDVGAEGGTGKTFAADVSDYDQVRQAAQRAEAELGPIDVWINIAFTTVFAPFLEITPEEYERETKVTYLGYVWGTRVALEMMKPRDKGVIVQAGSALAYRSIPLQSAYCGAKHAIVGFTESVRTELLAEDSGVKITVVQLPALNTPQFDWGLNRMRRHAQPVPPIYQPEVAADALVYAAEHPERKEYWVGGMTAATIMGQRAVPALLDRYLARTGVKSQLTGEKAPTGVSNLWEPADEDKDYGAHGSFDRRSHGRSVQLWISQHRRLVTAAGLGLAAVAGLGLRRR from the coding sequence GTGAGCCTGAAGGACAAGGTCGTCGTTGTAACCGGCGCGAGCGGCGGCGTGGGCCGCGCGGTGGTCCGGCGGCTCGGAGCGGAGGGCGCGAAGGTCGCGCTCATCGCACGGGGAGAGGCGGGCCTGGCCGGTGCCGCCGTGGACGTCGGGGCGGAGGGCGGCACCGGGAAGACCTTCGCCGCGGACGTGTCCGACTACGACCAGGTCCGCCAGGCCGCCCAGCGGGCCGAGGCCGAGCTCGGCCCGATCGACGTGTGGATCAACATCGCGTTCACGACGGTGTTCGCGCCGTTCCTGGAGATCACTCCCGAGGAGTACGAGCGCGAGACCAAGGTGACCTACCTCGGCTACGTGTGGGGCACCCGGGTGGCCCTGGAGATGATGAAGCCGCGGGACAAGGGCGTCATCGTCCAGGCGGGGTCCGCCCTGGCCTACCGGTCGATCCCCCTGCAGTCGGCGTACTGCGGCGCCAAGCACGCGATCGTCGGGTTCACCGAGTCGGTGCGGACCGAGCTGCTCGCCGAGGACTCGGGCGTGAAGATCACGGTGGTGCAGCTCCCGGCGCTGAACACCCCGCAGTTCGACTGGGGGCTCAACCGGATGCGGCGGCACGCGCAGCCGGTGCCGCCGATCTACCAGCCGGAGGTCGCCGCCGACGCGCTCGTCTACGCCGCCGAGCATCCGGAGCGCAAGGAGTACTGGGTCGGCGGGATGACCGCGGCCACCATCATGGGCCAGCGGGCGGTGCCCGCCCTGCTCGACCGCTACCTCGCGAGAACCGGGGTGAAGTCGCAGCTCACCGGCGAGAAGGCGCCGACGGGCGTGTCCAATCTGTGGGAACCCGCGGACGAGGACAAGGACTACGGCGCGCACGGCAGCTTCGACCGCCGGTCGCACGGCCGCAGCGTGCAGCTGTGGATCTCGCAGCACCGCCGCCTGGTCACCGCCGCCGGTCTCGGGCTCGCCGCCGTCGCCGGTCTCGGCCTGCGCCGCCGCTGA
- the rfaE2 gene encoding D-glycero-beta-D-manno-heptose 1-phosphate adenylyltransferase, with amino-acid sequence MTEETLNRFGEVTAVVVGDVMLDSWLRGRTKRMAQEAPVPVVTVEQIEDQPGGAANTAVNLAALGARVHMVGVTGADPAGATLNATLGRLDIEGLVIVRSWRTSVKRRVLTDGQIVARYDEEDEAPLPEAAERELIEQITRLAADADVVIACDYGGGVCTPAVRRVLCDLSLDRSEGARGAPILVVDAHDVAAWRECRPTAVLPNYAEVRRLLGEGDDHDRVAFLSARSEDLIEATGADLVVTTLDGEGTLLHRRGRPPHRTYATPAPDTMSIGAGDTFTAAFSLALAAGAEPERAADIGQAAASVVVRRQGTAACSHEDLLQALRPDTALPPERLAACLERDRAEGKRVVFTNGCFDVLHRGHVACLEEAARLGDVLVVAVNGDDGVARLKGPQRPINRCEDRVAVLAALGCVDYITVFDEDSPTELLRLVRPDVYVKGGDYHPDLLPEADLVRELGGEVRVLGYVPDRSTTAIVNRIRG; translated from the coding sequence ATGACGGAAGAGACGCTCAACCGTTTCGGTGAAGTCACAGCCGTCGTCGTCGGGGACGTGATGCTCGACTCGTGGCTGCGGGGCCGCACCAAGCGCATGGCGCAGGAGGCCCCGGTGCCGGTGGTGACCGTCGAGCAGATCGAGGACCAGCCGGGCGGTGCCGCCAACACGGCCGTGAACCTGGCCGCCCTGGGCGCGCGGGTCCACATGGTGGGAGTCACCGGCGCCGATCCCGCCGGGGCGACGCTCAACGCGACCCTGGGACGGCTCGACATCGAGGGCCTGGTCATCGTGCGCAGCTGGCGGACCTCGGTCAAGCGCCGGGTGCTGACCGACGGCCAGATCGTGGCGCGGTACGACGAGGAGGACGAGGCGCCGCTGCCGGAGGCGGCCGAGCGCGAGCTCATCGAGCAGATCACCCGGCTCGCGGCGGACGCGGACGTCGTCATCGCCTGCGACTACGGCGGCGGGGTGTGCACGCCGGCCGTCCGCCGGGTGCTGTGCGACCTGAGCCTCGACCGCAGCGAGGGCGCGCGCGGCGCGCCGATCCTCGTGGTGGACGCCCACGACGTGGCGGCCTGGCGGGAGTGCCGGCCGACGGCCGTGCTGCCCAACTACGCCGAGGTGCGGCGGCTGCTCGGCGAGGGGGACGACCACGACCGGGTCGCGTTCCTGTCCGCGCGGTCGGAGGACCTCATCGAGGCCACCGGCGCCGACCTGGTGGTCACCACGCTGGACGGCGAGGGCACGCTGCTGCACCGGCGCGGCAGGCCGCCGCACCGCACGTACGCGACCCCCGCGCCCGACACGATGAGCATCGGCGCGGGCGACACCTTCACGGCGGCGTTCTCCCTCGCCCTGGCCGCAGGGGCGGAGCCCGAGCGCGCCGCGGACATCGGCCAGGCGGCGGCGAGCGTGGTGGTGCGCCGCCAGGGGACGGCCGCCTGCTCCCACGAGGACCTGCTGCAGGCGCTGCGGCCCGACACCGCGCTGCCGCCCGAGCGGCTGGCCGCGTGCCTGGAGCGCGACCGGGCCGAGGGCAAGCGCGTCGTCTTCACCAACGGCTGCTTCGACGTGCTGCACCGCGGCCACGTCGCCTGCCTGGAGGAGGCCGCCCGGCTCGGCGACGTGCTGGTCGTCGCCGTCAACGGCGACGACGGCGTGGCCCGGCTGAAGGGGCCGCAGCGCCCGATCAACCGCTGCGAGGACCGGGTCGCGGTGCTCGCGGCGCTGGGCTGCGTCGACTACATCACCGTCTTCGACGAGGACAGCCCGACCGAGCTGCTGCGGCTCGTCCGGCCCGACGTGTACGTCAAGGGCGGCGACTACCACCCTGACCTGCTGCCCGAGGCGGACCTGGTCAGGGAGCTGGGCGGCGAGGTGCGGGTGCTCGGTTACGTCCCGGACCGCTCCACCACGGCGATAGTGAACCGCATTCGAGGGTAG
- a CDS encoding glycosyltransferase family 9 protein: protein MSALLVEGVERIAVLRANALGDLLLALPAIGALRRAYPAAKITLLGREWHARFLRGRPGPVDEVVALPPISGVSSSPSDGTDGPEELYEDLRERRFDLAVQMHGGGRNSNPFIRRLGARVTAGLRTPDAAPLDRWVPYVHYQHETLRYLEVAGLLGAATSEIEPRIAVVREDWAELNRTLGKVPRGLVAIHPGAGDRRRRWPPERFAEVADRLGRPVVVTGVEEEREVVEKVVAQMQTPARAVVGELSLGGLTALYAACDLLVSNDTGPRHLAAATGTPTVGIYWCGNMINWGPLSRGHQRPLISWTSGCPVCGLPAGTEGMRECGHRDVSWVGDVSVDDVLEQAWDLLR from the coding sequence ATGAGCGCGCTGCTCGTCGAGGGGGTCGAGCGGATCGCCGTGCTGAGGGCCAACGCCCTCGGCGACCTGCTGCTGGCACTGCCCGCCATCGGGGCGCTCAGACGGGCGTACCCCGCCGCCAAGATCACCCTGCTCGGCCGTGAATGGCACGCGCGGTTCCTGCGGGGCCGTCCGGGCCCGGTGGACGAGGTGGTGGCGCTGCCGCCCATCTCCGGTGTCTCCTCCTCCCCGTCGGACGGGACCGACGGCCCCGAGGAGCTGTACGAGGACCTGCGTGAGCGCAGGTTCGACCTGGCCGTCCAGATGCACGGCGGCGGGCGCAACTCCAACCCGTTCATCCGCAGGCTCGGCGCGCGGGTGACGGCCGGCCTCCGCACGCCCGACGCCGCGCCGCTCGACCGCTGGGTGCCGTACGTCCACTACCAGCACGAGACCCTGCGCTATCTGGAGGTGGCCGGCCTGCTCGGCGCCGCCACCAGCGAGATAGAGCCGAGGATCGCGGTCGTCAGGGAGGACTGGGCCGAGCTGAACCGCACGCTCGGCAAGGTGCCCCGGGGCCTGGTGGCGATCCACCCGGGCGCGGGGGACCGGCGCAGGAGATGGCCGCCGGAGCGCTTCGCGGAGGTCGCCGACCGACTCGGACGGCCGGTGGTGGTGACCGGCGTGGAGGAGGAGCGGGAGGTCGTCGAGAAGGTCGTCGCGCAGATGCAGACCCCGGCGCGGGCCGTCGTCGGAGAGCTGTCACTCGGCGGGCTCACCGCGCTGTACGCCGCCTGCGACCTGCTCGTCAGCAACGACACCGGACCACGCCATCTGGCGGCGGCGACGGGCACGCCCACCGTGGGCATCTACTGGTGCGGCAACATGATCAACTGGGGTCCGCTGAGCAGGGGTCACCAGCGGCCGCTGATCTCCTGGACGTCGGGCTGCCCGGTCTGCGGGCTGCCCGCCGGCACGGAGGGCATGCGCGAGTGCGGCCACCGCGACGTCTCGTGGGTGGGTGACGTGAGCGTGGACGACGTGCTCGAACAGGCGTGGGACCTGCTGCGGTGA
- a CDS encoding DNA topoisomerase IB produces the protein MADRTGAGRSAADKAAAGKCAAEKAKVFETPPVELRPSDPSEPGIRRRRRGRGFSYTWASGRPVKDRATLHRIKCLAIPPAWTDVWICAHPNGHLQAVGTDAAGRRQYRYHDEWRRQQDEAKFDHVLDIAERLPAFRGRVARDLRGDGLGRERVLATAARMLDIGFFRVGGEEYTDSYGLATLKTSHVKCGDGKVVCRYLAKGRKEREQVLADAEVCAVLTALSKGRRGELLRYRAEEGWVDVRSADINAYLKDAFGTDVSAKDFRTWHATVLAAVGLAVSRPVRSGAGRKRAVSRVMKEVSEYLGNTPSVCRASYVDPRIVALYEKGRTIPLERLGEDTGEGRLATHGPVEEAVIELLRRAPARRR, from the coding sequence GTGGCCGACAGGACCGGCGCGGGGAGGTCCGCGGCGGACAAGGCCGCGGCGGGAAAGTGCGCGGCGGAGAAGGCGAAGGTCTTCGAGACACCGCCCGTCGAACTGCGGCCGAGCGACCCGAGCGAGCCGGGCATCCGGCGCCGCCGGCGCGGGCGCGGGTTCAGCTACACCTGGGCCTCCGGCCGGCCCGTGAAGGACCGGGCCACCCTGCACCGGATCAAATGCCTCGCGATCCCCCCGGCCTGGACCGACGTGTGGATCTGCGCCCATCCGAACGGTCACCTCCAGGCCGTGGGCACCGACGCCGCCGGCCGGCGGCAGTACCGCTACCACGACGAGTGGCGCAGGCAGCAGGACGAGGCGAAGTTCGACCACGTGCTGGACATCGCCGAGCGGCTCCCCGCGTTCCGCGGACGGGTCGCCCGCGACCTGCGCGGGGACGGCCTGGGCCGCGAGCGCGTGCTGGCCACCGCCGCGCGCATGCTCGACATCGGCTTCTTCCGCGTCGGCGGGGAGGAGTACACCGACTCCTACGGCCTGGCCACCCTGAAGACGTCGCACGTGAAGTGCGGGGACGGCAAGGTGGTGTGCCGCTACCTGGCCAAGGGCCGCAAGGAGCGGGAGCAGGTGCTGGCCGACGCCGAGGTGTGCGCGGTGCTCACCGCGCTGTCGAAGGGCCGCCGGGGCGAGCTGCTGCGCTACCGCGCCGAGGAGGGCTGGGTGGACGTGCGCAGCGCCGACATCAACGCCTACCTGAAGGACGCCTTCGGCACCGACGTCTCGGCCAAGGACTTCCGCACCTGGCACGCCACGGTCCTGGCCGCGGTCGGGCTCGCCGTCTCCCGGCCCGTACGCAGCGGCGCGGGGCGCAAGCGGGCCGTCTCCAGGGTCATGAAGGAGGTGTCGGAGTACCTCGGCAACACGCCGTCGGTGTGCCGCGCCTCCTACGTGGACCCCCGCATCGTCGCGTTGTACGAGAAGGGGCGGACGATCCCCCTCGAACGGCTGGGTGAGGACACCGGCGAGGGCCGGCTCGCCACCCACGGGCCGGTCGAGGAGGCCGTCATCGAACTCCTGCGCCGAGCGCCCGCACGGCGGCGCTGA
- a CDS encoding glycosyltransferase family 9 protein: MTSTALVLRSDGIGGLLTVVPALRALRRHGLRVVLACPPELSELAALTGAVDRILPAYGLAPLSWPGPGEEDADHPPLLPDLAVNLHDRGPRSHRVLLGVGTRRLWAYANPDVPWIRGPWWDPGEHEVLRWCRLLQWHGVPADPEDMALPTPLTASPAPGAVVIHPGAGGTSLRWPADRFAEVARVLTDEGLPVVITGSVRERPMALLVATRAVLPPQIVLAGRTSLRELCALVAGARLVISGDVAMTRLAGAYRTPSVLVSTADGRHPILHEADASDHLGAVVPAAQVVSAAVRALGAGVR; this comes from the coding sequence GTGACGTCGACGGCCCTCGTGCTGCGTTCCGACGGCATCGGGGGCCTTCTCACCGTGGTGCCCGCGCTGCGCGCCCTGCGGCGCCACGGGCTGCGCGTCGTCCTCGCCTGCCCGCCGGAGCTGAGCGAGCTCGCCGCGCTCACCGGCGCGGTGGACCGGATCCTGCCGGCGTACGGGCTCGCGCCGCTGTCGTGGCCCGGGCCCGGCGAGGAGGACGCCGACCACCCGCCGCTGCTGCCGGATCTCGCCGTCAACCTGCACGACCGCGGGCCGCGAAGTCACCGCGTCCTCCTCGGTGTCGGGACGAGGCGCCTGTGGGCGTACGCGAACCCGGACGTCCCCTGGATCCGGGGGCCGTGGTGGGACCCGGGCGAGCACGAGGTGCTGCGGTGGTGCCGGCTGCTCCAGTGGCACGGCGTGCCGGCCGACCCGGAGGACATGGCGCTGCCCACTCCCCTGACCGCGAGTCCCGCCCCGGGGGCCGTCGTGATCCACCCCGGCGCGGGCGGCACCTCGCTGCGCTGGCCCGCCGACCGGTTCGCCGAGGTGGCCCGGGTGCTGACGGACGAGGGCCTGCCCGTCGTGATCACCGGCAGCGTCCGGGAACGGCCGATGGCCCTGCTCGTGGCGACCCGGGCGGTGCTGCCGCCGCAGATCGTGCTCGCGGGGCGCACCTCGCTGCGGGAGCTGTGCGCGCTGGTCGCCGGGGCCCGGCTGGTCATCAGCGGCGACGTCGCGATGACCCGGCTCGCCGGGGCCTACCGGACGCCCTCGGTGCTCGTGTCCACGGCGGACGGACGCCACCCGATCCTGCACGAGGCGGACGCCTCCGATCACCTGGGCGCGGTGGTCCCGGCCGCGCAGGTGGTCAGCGCCGCCGTGCGGGCGCTCGGCGCAGGAGTTCGATGA
- a CDS encoding glycosyltransferase, with protein MKIAMVSEHASPLATLGGVDAGGQNVHVAALARELARAGHEVTVYTRRDREDLPETVPFGPGVEVVHVPAGPAAEIPKDEILPWIPHFGKWLHDRWLFDRPDVVHSHFWMSGLAALAAAEKLRIPVVHTYHALGSVKRRHQGTADTSPRERVEAEAEIGRRVDCVIATCTDEIDELIRMRVPRRATRVVPCGVDVTAFHPHVEPLERPERPRLLSVGRLVPRKGLETTIRALQYLRDTELVVAGGPPAAELHHDPEVTRLRWLATQAGVSDRVRFLGRVERDTLPALMRSATAVVSVPWYEPFGMVALEAMACGVPVVASAVGGQKETVVNNVTGLLVPPRKPAVLARALRKLLDDRVRRTAYGIAGADRARARYAWSRIATETLAAYDRVLSTRELERSAS; from the coding sequence GTGAAGATCGCCATGGTCTCGGAGCACGCCAGCCCGCTCGCCACCCTCGGCGGTGTCGACGCCGGCGGTCAGAACGTGCACGTCGCCGCCCTCGCCCGGGAGCTCGCCCGGGCCGGGCACGAGGTCACCGTCTACACCCGCAGGGACCGCGAGGACCTGCCGGAGACCGTCCCCTTCGGTCCCGGAGTGGAGGTCGTCCACGTCCCCGCGGGCCCCGCCGCCGAGATCCCCAAGGACGAGATCCTTCCCTGGATCCCCCACTTCGGGAAGTGGCTGCACGACCGGTGGCTGTTCGACCGGCCGGACGTCGTGCACAGCCACTTCTGGATGAGCGGGCTGGCCGCGCTCGCCGCGGCGGAGAAGCTGCGGATCCCGGTCGTCCACACCTACCACGCGCTCGGCAGCGTCAAGCGGCGGCACCAGGGCACGGCCGACACCAGTCCGCGCGAGCGCGTCGAGGCCGAGGCCGAGATCGGACGGCGCGTCGACTGCGTCATCGCGACCTGCACGGACGAGATCGACGAGCTGATCCGCATGCGGGTGCCCCGCCGCGCGACCCGGGTGGTTCCCTGCGGAGTGGACGTGACCGCCTTCCACCCGCACGTCGAGCCGCTGGAGCGGCCGGAGCGCCCGCGCCTGCTGTCGGTCGGCCGGCTCGTGCCGCGCAAGGGCCTGGAGACGACCATCCGGGCGCTGCAGTACCTGCGGGACACGGAGCTGGTGGTCGCGGGCGGTCCCCCGGCCGCCGAACTGCACCACGACCCCGAGGTCACCCGGCTGCGCTGGCTGGCGACCCAGGCGGGCGTCTCCGACCGGGTGCGCTTCCTCGGCCGGGTCGAGCGCGACACGCTGCCCGCGCTGATGCGCTCGGCCACCGCCGTCGTCTCCGTGCCGTGGTACGAGCCGTTCGGGATGGTGGCGCTCGAGGCGATGGCCTGCGGCGTCCCCGTCGTCGCCTCGGCCGTCGGCGGCCAGAAGGAGACCGTGGTCAACAACGTGACCGGTCTCCTCGTGCCGCCCCGCAAGCCCGCCGTGCTGGCCCGGGCGCTGCGCAAGCTGCTCGACGACAGGGTGCGGCGCACGGCGTACGGCATCGCGGGCGCCGACCGGGCCCGCGCGAGGTACGCCTGGAGCCGCATCGCCACCGAGACCCTGGCGGCCTACGACCGGGTGCTGTCCACCCGGGAGCTGGAAAGGAGTGCTTCTTGA